From the Arthrobacter sp. PM3 genome, one window contains:
- a CDS encoding NAD(P)H-hydrate epimerase, translating to MISAYTGTQIRDAEKPFLDDSLGSGAGAVLMQRAAHGLANAVIGALRGRGRRLYGASVAVLAGKGNNGGDGLFAAALLARRGIRTTAVLTAGAAHDAGLAAFRKAGGHAVALTADNVAELAAMAGAADVVIDAVLGTGAQGGLRGPAADLVHFLARALERARPGRSALVVACDIPSGVDADTGEAHAPVLAADLTVTFGAAKAGLLADPGADFSGSVQVVPIGIEQELPWPALQRLEAGDLSALLPRPARRAHKYTRGVLGVVAGTAAYPGAAVLACKGALAAGVGMVRYLGPPAVADLVRQACPEVVCSTGTVAGTHVQAWLVGSGLDDSDEQQLQRCRDAADSGLPTVADAGALPALPEVLAPQVILTPHAGELAALLQRLGVAMDRSDVEAATLAAVRRAAGLTEATVLLKGATTLVASPFQDFYSQAEGTPWIATAGSGDVLAGMTGALLAQLGTDVARFGEHGIDPDQRWAAIAAMAASLHGRAGVRASAGGPVTASGIAEAAREVMREL from the coding sequence ATGATCAGCGCCTATACCGGAACCCAGATTCGAGACGCCGAGAAACCGTTTCTCGACGACAGCCTGGGTTCCGGTGCGGGCGCTGTTCTCATGCAGCGGGCCGCCCATGGCCTCGCCAACGCCGTGATCGGCGCCCTGCGCGGCCGCGGACGGCGGCTGTACGGGGCCAGCGTCGCCGTCCTTGCCGGCAAAGGCAACAACGGCGGCGACGGTCTTTTCGCCGCCGCGCTGCTGGCCCGCCGCGGGATCCGGACGACGGCGGTGCTCACGGCCGGCGCCGCCCACGACGCCGGACTTGCGGCGTTCCGGAAAGCCGGCGGCCACGCCGTGGCCCTCACCGCCGACAACGTTGCCGAACTCGCCGCGATGGCCGGCGCCGCCGACGTCGTGATCGACGCGGTGCTGGGGACCGGAGCACAGGGCGGCCTGCGGGGACCGGCCGCCGACCTGGTCCACTTTCTGGCGCGCGCCCTGGAACGCGCCCGGCCCGGCCGGTCCGCTCTGGTAGTAGCCTGTGACATCCCCAGCGGCGTCGACGCGGACACCGGCGAGGCGCACGCGCCCGTGCTGGCCGCCGACCTCACGGTGACGTTCGGCGCGGCGAAGGCCGGGCTGCTCGCCGACCCCGGCGCCGACTTCAGCGGCAGCGTGCAGGTAGTCCCGATCGGCATTGAGCAGGAACTGCCGTGGCCTGCCCTGCAGCGGCTGGAGGCCGGGGATCTGTCCGCCCTGCTGCCCCGCCCGGCGCGGCGCGCCCACAAATACACCCGGGGCGTGCTGGGCGTGGTGGCCGGGACGGCGGCCTATCCCGGTGCCGCGGTGCTGGCGTGCAAGGGCGCCCTGGCGGCCGGCGTCGGGATGGTGCGCTACCTGGGACCGCCCGCCGTCGCGGACCTGGTCCGGCAAGCGTGCCCCGAAGTGGTGTGCAGCACCGGAACCGTGGCCGGGACGCACGTCCAGGCCTGGCTCGTCGGCTCCGGGCTGGATGACTCCGATGAGCAGCAGCTGCAGCGCTGCCGTGACGCCGCGGACTCGGGCCTGCCGACGGTTGCCGACGCCGGCGCCCTGCCGGCCCTGCCCGAGGTGCTGGCCCCGCAGGTGATCCTGACACCCCATGCCGGCGAACTCGCGGCCCTGCTGCAGCGCCTCGGGGTAGCGATGGACCGCTCCGACGTGGAGGCGGCCACGCTCGCTGCGGTCCGCAGGGCCGCGGGCCTGACCGAAGCCACAGTGCTGCTCAAGGGCGCGACCACCCTCGTCGCCTCCCCGTTCCAGGACTTCTACAGCCAGGCCGAAGGCACGCCCTGGATCGCCACCGCAGGCAGCGGGGACGTCCTGGCCGGAATGACCGGTGCGCTGCTCGCCCAGCTGGGAACCGACGTCGCGCGCTTCGGCGAACACGGCATCGATCCCGACCAGCGGTGGGCGGCCATCGCCGCCATGGCGGCCAGCCTGCACGGCCGCGCCGGCGTCCGGGCCTCCGCCGGGGGCCCGGTGACGGCCAGCGGCATCGCCGAGGCAGCCCGGGAGGTGATGCGGGAGCTGTAA
- a CDS encoding holo-ACP synthase, whose protein sequence is MIVGIGVDVVDIERFGRQLERTPGLRDRLFVPAERDLNTRSLAARFAAKEAVAKVLGAPAGMNWQDCWIGLDQNGPTVQVKGTVLAVAESKGVKRWHLSMSHDGGIATATVIAEG, encoded by the coding sequence ATGATTGTTGGCATTGGCGTAGACGTCGTAGACATTGAGCGGTTCGGCCGTCAGCTCGAGCGCACCCCCGGGCTGCGCGACCGGCTGTTCGTGCCGGCCGAGCGGGACCTGAACACACGCTCCCTTGCCGCACGGTTCGCGGCCAAGGAAGCCGTGGCCAAGGTGCTGGGGGCCCCCGCCGGCATGAACTGGCAGGACTGCTGGATCGGTCTGGACCAGAACGGCCCCACGGTGCAGGTCAAGGGCACCGTCCTGGCCGTGGCGGAGTCCAAGGGCGTCAAACGCTGGCACCTGTCGATGAGCCATGACGGCGGGATCGCCACTGCGACGGTCATCGCCGAAGGCTGA
- the glmS gene encoding glutamine--fructose-6-phosphate transaminase (isomerizing), producing the protein MCGIVGYVGHSDGRVNAGHNALDVVLEGLRRLEYRGYDSAGIAVVADGTISSRKKSGKLSNLVAELEARPLPESLTGIGHTRWATHGGPTDQNAHPHLSDGGKLALIHNGIIENFAELKQELLRKGVTFQSETDTEVAAALLGDIYRNQLGGDAAKGGLTRAMELACQRLEGAFTLLAVHADQPDVVVAARRNSPLVVGLGEGENFLGSDVSGFIDYTRRAVELGQDQIVTITADSVEITDFYGAPAEGKEYHVNWDPASAEKGGFPSFMEKEIHDQPDAVLQTLLGRSDIHGRLTLDELRVDPELLKSVDKIIVLACGTSAYAGQVAKYAIEHWCRIPTEVELSHEFRYRDPIVDENTLIVSISQSGETMDTLMAVRYAKEQGAKTVSICNTNGSTIPRESDAVLYTHAGPEIAVASTKAFLAQITAAYLLGLYLAQLRGNKFQGEIKDILADLGKIPAKIQDILDNEDQIKELGRSMADAKSVLFLGRHVGFPVAMEGALKLKELAYIHAEGFAAGELKHGPIALIEEGQPVFVVVPSPRGRDSLHSKVVSNIQEVRARGARTIVIAEEGDEAVKAYAEHVFYIPETPTLLAPLLATVPLQIFALELASAKGYDVDQPRNLAKSVTVE; encoded by the coding sequence ATGTGTGGAATCGTTGGATATGTGGGCCACTCAGATGGCCGGGTAAATGCTGGACACAATGCCCTGGATGTTGTCCTTGAAGGGCTGCGGCGCCTGGAGTACCGGGGCTACGACTCCGCAGGCATCGCAGTGGTTGCCGACGGCACCATTTCATCCCGGAAGAAGTCCGGCAAGCTGAGCAACCTCGTCGCCGAGCTCGAGGCTAGGCCGCTGCCGGAATCCCTGACGGGGATCGGGCACACCCGCTGGGCAACGCACGGCGGCCCGACGGACCAGAACGCCCACCCGCACCTGTCCGACGGCGGCAAGCTGGCGCTGATCCACAACGGCATCATCGAGAACTTCGCCGAACTCAAGCAGGAACTCCTGCGCAAGGGCGTGACCTTCCAGTCCGAGACCGACACCGAAGTGGCCGCCGCCCTGCTGGGCGACATCTACCGCAACCAGCTTGGCGGTGACGCGGCCAAGGGCGGCCTCACCCGTGCCATGGAGCTGGCCTGCCAGCGGCTCGAAGGTGCCTTCACCCTGCTGGCCGTCCACGCCGACCAGCCTGACGTGGTGGTCGCGGCCCGCCGGAACTCCCCGCTCGTGGTGGGCCTGGGCGAGGGCGAGAACTTCCTCGGCTCCGACGTCTCCGGCTTCATCGACTACACCCGGCGCGCCGTGGAGCTCGGCCAGGACCAGATCGTCACGATCACCGCGGACTCCGTGGAGATCACCGACTTCTACGGTGCCCCCGCAGAAGGCAAGGAATACCACGTCAACTGGGACCCGGCTTCCGCGGAAAAGGGCGGCTTCCCGTCCTTCATGGAGAAGGAGATCCACGACCAGCCGGACGCCGTGCTGCAGACCCTGCTGGGCCGCTCCGACATCCACGGCCGGCTGACGCTGGACGAGCTCCGGGTTGACCCGGAGCTGCTCAAGAGCGTCGACAAGATCATCGTCCTGGCCTGCGGCACCTCCGCCTACGCCGGGCAGGTGGCCAAGTACGCGATCGAACACTGGTGCCGGATCCCCACCGAGGTCGAACTCTCGCACGAATTCCGCTACCGGGACCCGATCGTGGACGAGAACACCCTGATCGTCTCCATCTCCCAGTCCGGCGAAACCATGGACACCCTCATGGCGGTCCGCTACGCCAAGGAACAGGGCGCCAAGACGGTCTCCATCTGCAACACCAACGGCTCCACCATCCCGCGGGAATCGGACGCCGTGCTTTACACCCACGCCGGCCCTGAAATCGCCGTCGCTTCCACCAAGGCCTTCCTCGCCCAGATCACGGCCGCCTACCTGCTGGGCCTTTATTTGGCACAGCTGCGCGGTAACAAATTCCAGGGCGAGATCAAGGACATCCTGGCCGACCTCGGCAAGATTCCCGCCAAGATCCAGGACATCCTCGACAACGAGGACCAGATCAAGGAACTCGGCCGGTCCATGGCCGACGCCAAGTCCGTGCTGTTCCTGGGCCGCCACGTCGGGTTCCCGGTGGCGATGGAAGGCGCGCTGAAGCTCAAGGAGCTTGCGTACATCCACGCCGAGGGCTTCGCCGCCGGCGAGCTCAAGCACGGCCCGATCGCCCTGATCGAGGAAGGCCAGCCGGTGTTCGTGGTGGTCCCGTCGCCGCGCGGCCGCGATTCCCTGCACTCCAAGGTGGTCTCCAACATCCAGGAAGTCCGTGCCCGCGGCGCCCGGACGATTGTGATCGCGGAGGAAGGCGACGAGGCCGTCAAGGCGTACGCCGAGCACGTCTTCTACATCCCGGAGACGCCCACGCTGCTGGCTCCGCTGCTGGCGACCGTGCCGCTGCAGATCTTCGCCCTCGAACTCGCCTCGGCCAAGGGATACGACGTGGACCAGCCTCGCAACCTGGCCAAGAGCGTGACCGTAGAATAA
- the coaA gene encoding type I pantothenate kinase, whose product MTLQRNEATGEGVSPFVELDRQTWSRLAAQMEQPLNEEDVFRLRGLGDPLDIKEVREVYLPLSRLLHLYVEAAGQLHAATTTFLGESTQRTPFVIGVAGSVAVGKSTIARVLREMLRRWPGTPNVELITTDGFLYPLAELKRRQLLERKGFPESYDRRSLLRFVSEIKSGAEEVRAPWYSHVTYDIVPGKEVVVRRPDVLIVEGLNVLAPARARQDGRQGLALSDFFDFSIYVDAKTSYIEEWYVDRFRKLRSTAFAQPESYFHRYATLSDAEAEETARGIWKRINEPNLEENVLPTRGRAQLVLTKDADHSIRRMLLRKV is encoded by the coding sequence GTGACTTTGCAACGCAATGAAGCGACCGGGGAAGGTGTCTCCCCGTTCGTGGAGCTGGACCGGCAGACCTGGTCCCGGCTCGCCGCCCAGATGGAGCAGCCCCTTAATGAAGAGGACGTGTTCCGCCTGCGCGGCCTCGGCGACCCTCTGGACATCAAGGAAGTGCGCGAGGTCTACCTGCCGCTGTCCCGCCTGCTGCACCTGTATGTGGAGGCCGCCGGCCAGCTGCACGCGGCCACCACAACGTTCCTCGGCGAATCGACCCAGCGCACGCCGTTCGTGATCGGCGTCGCCGGCTCGGTGGCAGTCGGCAAGTCCACGATCGCCCGCGTCCTGCGGGAAATGCTCCGGCGCTGGCCGGGGACCCCGAATGTGGAGCTCATCACCACGGACGGCTTCCTCTACCCGCTGGCCGAGCTCAAGCGCCGGCAGCTGCTGGAGCGCAAGGGCTTCCCGGAGTCCTATGACCGCCGGTCCCTGCTGCGCTTTGTGAGCGAAATCAAGAGCGGCGCCGAGGAAGTCCGGGCCCCCTGGTACTCCCACGTCACCTACGACATCGTCCCGGGCAAGGAAGTAGTAGTCCGGCGGCCGGACGTGCTGATCGTGGAGGGCCTGAACGTCCTGGCCCCGGCCCGGGCGCGGCAGGACGGCCGGCAGGGGCTCGCCCTGAGTGACTTCTTCGACTTCTCCATCTACGTCGACGCCAAGACCTCGTATATCGAGGAATGGTACGTGGACCGCTTCCGCAAACTGCGGAGCACCGCCTTCGCCCAGCCGGAATCATACTTCCACCGCTACGCCACCCTGTCTGACGCCGAGGCCGAGGAGACCGCGCGCGGGATCTGGAAGCGGATCAACGAGCCCAACCTCGAGGAGAACGTCCTCCCGACCCGGGGCCGGGCGCAACTGGTCCTGACCAAGGATGCCGACCATTCCATCCGGCGGATGCTGCTGAGGAAGGTTTAG